A stretch of the Arachis stenosperma cultivar V10309 chromosome 6, arast.V10309.gnm1.PFL2, whole genome shotgun sequence genome encodes the following:
- the LOC130934085 gene encoding uncharacterized protein LOC130934085, with amino-acid sequence MPLYAKFLKDLINKKRSWLEKETILLTEECSAVIQRGIPPKLKDPGGFVVSCTIGKTILNKALCDLGASINLMPLSMMRKLDIEELKPTRMSLVMADRSIKTPNGIVENLLVKIGEFIFPADFVILDTEEEGSDSIILGRPFLHTARAIIDVEKEKWSSGFIMNK; translated from the coding sequence atgcctttaTATGCCAAGTTTTTGAAGGACCTTATCAataagaagagaagttggcttGAGAAGGAAACCATATTACTGACAGAGGAATGCAGTGCTGTAATTCAGCGGGGTATTCCCCCAAAACTCAAAGATCCGGGGGGTTTTGTAGTGTCATGCACCATTGGAAAAACAATTCTCAACAAAGCTCTCTGTGACCTTGGTgctagcatcaatttaatgcctCTCTCAATGATGAGAAAACTTGATatagaagagcttaaacccaccaggatgtcaTTAGTTATGGCTGACAGGTCCATTAAGACACccaatggaattgtggaaaatctGTTGGTGAAGATTGGGGAATTTATTTtcccagcagattttgtgattttggatacTGAAGAGGAAGGAAGTGACTCAATCATTTTGGGGAGGCCATTCTTACACACAGCAAGAGCCATCATCGATGTAGAAAAGGAGAAATGGTCTTCAGGGTTCATAATGAACAAATGA